Proteins co-encoded in one Christiangramia fulva genomic window:
- a CDS encoding SusC/RagA family TonB-linked outer membrane protein, with the protein MKRFTCFLIALFGGLFSVFAQTVPVTGTVTDENNLPLLGVNVLVKNQSKGTTTDFDGNYSIDVAQNDTLVFSYVGFVNKEFVIDHAQTLNVVLKEDKNNLDEVVVVGYGTQKKGLVTGSSVAVDGDEIAALNTGTAMEALQGLAAGVSVTRNSGAPGAGTRITIRGLGTIGNSSPLYIVDGVAVGNIDYLNPSDIASINVLKDAASAAIYGSRAANGVVLVTTVKGRRNKPAQISYNAYYGFQNIYKNLDPLNAQQYMYIMDEGRVNDGLAPNDWHAKLVNNTWLENNYPGLGAQLGEDIWTDLQNGWEGTNWINEMTQEDAPVQSHAINITGGSEDIIYSMGASYLDQEGMIGGDITNAGFKRFTARLNTEMILKKNDEHSIITIGENFTYTNIENRSVATGNIYWNDLHNALVQNPLQPAYWQPAIDNNINEFGFTPTLEGISTNQTNPLAVMYYRHNYNYGKNNTIVGNVFLEIEPIKDLKFRSTYGTNAWFGHNRSMNPTYHLGTLYQDDVDGAQQSQYFGNDWTWSNTLSYDLQMGDHELNALIGTELLQNQINNEVGGSRSNLLFPGNPKYAYVNNTQSPESINDINTWGADWAAGGGGLMSYIARAQYNYKEKYLLAATVRADGSSNFAKGNRWGTFPSVSAGWVMTDEDFMSSTSGILDYAKIRASWGQNGNQSIPNFIYSSQIAYVFPGYFFGDTKPVSGVTSYPARVTNPDVTWETSEQLDLGFDARMFNSKLAITFDWYKKTTKDWLLEAPILGTSGAAAPFINGGDIQNSGVELVLNWNDEFGDFQYGATLTGSYNKNEVTRIANTEGIIHGPSDVLSQGTSEISRVQVGQPIGYFYGYKADGILQNQDEVDAYVTPDGNPYFADQRPGDVRFVDQNQDGLINEADKVYLGNPNPDFEAGLQLNLKYKGIYANTTLSGKFGMQVMQSYRSFSDQFTQNYTTAIFDRWHGEGTSNTLPRLSYTSNRNTQFISDIFMHDADYVRINNLTLGYDFGSRFADIAGITNLNLYVSVNNLYTFTGYDGMDPEVRFGHDASWASGIDLGLYPQARTVMFGLGIDF; encoded by the coding sequence ATGAAGAGATTTACTTGCTTTTTAATTGCCTTGTTTGGCGGGTTATTTTCAGTGTTTGCACAAACCGTTCCAGTGACCGGTACAGTAACCGATGAAAATAATTTGCCTTTACTTGGAGTTAATGTATTGGTGAAGAATCAGAGTAAAGGAACGACTACCGATTTTGATGGAAATTACTCAATCGATGTAGCTCAGAATGATACTCTTGTTTTTTCTTATGTAGGATTCGTTAATAAAGAATTTGTTATCGATCATGCACAAACCCTTAATGTGGTATTAAAAGAAGATAAAAATAACCTTGATGAAGTAGTGGTTGTAGGTTATGGTACTCAAAAGAAAGGTTTAGTTACAGGTTCTAGCGTTGCGGTAGATGGCGACGAAATTGCGGCACTAAATACCGGGACAGCAATGGAAGCGCTACAAGGTCTTGCCGCAGGTGTAAGCGTTACAAGAAATAGCGGTGCACCGGGAGCCGGTACCAGGATAACCATTCGTGGTTTGGGAACAATAGGTAATTCAAGCCCTTTGTACATTGTCGATGGTGTAGCTGTAGGTAATATTGATTATTTGAACCCTTCAGATATTGCATCAATCAACGTATTAAAAGATGCGGCCTCTGCAGCCATATATGGTTCACGTGCAGCAAATGGTGTTGTTCTGGTAACTACTGTAAAAGGTCGTAGAAATAAACCGGCTCAAATTAGTTATAATGCTTACTATGGCTTCCAGAATATTTATAAGAATTTAGATCCTCTAAATGCCCAGCAGTATATGTATATTATGGATGAAGGTCGGGTTAATGATGGTTTAGCGCCAAATGATTGGCATGCTAAACTTGTGAATAACACCTGGCTGGAGAACAATTATCCTGGACTGGGAGCCCAATTAGGTGAAGATATCTGGACAGATCTTCAAAACGGTTGGGAAGGAACTAACTGGATCAATGAAATGACTCAGGAAGATGCTCCTGTTCAAAGCCATGCTATAAACATTACCGGCGGAAGTGAAGATATAATTTATTCGATGGGAGCATCGTATTTAGATCAGGAAGGTATGATTGGTGGTGATATAACCAATGCAGGTTTCAAAAGGTTCACCGCAAGGCTGAATACTGAAATGATATTAAAAAAGAATGATGAGCACTCAATTATTACAATTGGAGAGAATTTCACCTACACAAATATTGAAAACAGAAGTGTTGCAACCGGTAATATTTATTGGAACGATTTGCACAATGCTCTGGTTCAAAATCCTTTACAGCCTGCTTACTGGCAGCCTGCAATAGACAATAATATCAATGAGTTTGGTTTTACACCCACTTTAGAGGGAATAAGTACTAACCAAACGAATCCATTAGCCGTGATGTATTACCGCCATAACTATAACTATGGTAAAAATAATACGATTGTGGGTAATGTATTTTTGGAAATTGAGCCTATTAAAGATTTAAAATTTAGATCTACATATGGCACCAACGCCTGGTTTGGTCATAACAGATCTATGAATCCAACTTATCATTTAGGTACCCTTTACCAGGATGATGTTGACGGCGCTCAACAGAGTCAGTATTTCGGGAATGACTGGACATGGTCAAACACTCTTTCATATGATTTACAAATGGGAGACCACGAATTGAATGCTTTGATTGGTACCGAATTACTTCAAAACCAAATAAATAATGAAGTTGGTGGTTCAAGAAGTAATTTATTATTCCCTGGAAATCCTAAATATGCTTACGTAAACAATACGCAGAGCCCTGAAAGTATTAATGATATTAATACCTGGGGGGCTGATTGGGCTGCCGGTGGAGGTGGCTTAATGTCTTATATTGCAAGAGCGCAGTACAATTATAAAGAAAAATATCTTTTAGCTGCGACAGTACGTGCCGATGGTTCTTCAAATTTCGCGAAAGGTAATAGATGGGGAACATTTCCTTCAGTTTCTGCGGGTTGGGTTATGACAGACGAAGACTTTATGTCCAGTACTTCTGGTATTCTTGATTATGCAAAAATTAGGGCAAGTTGGGGACAAAACGGAAACCAGTCTATTCCTAATTTTATTTACTCATCACAAATTGCGTATGTATTCCCAGGTTATTTCTTTGGAGATACAAAACCAGTTTCAGGAGTAACATCCTATCCCGCAAGAGTAACGAATCCTGACGTTACCTGGGAAACTTCAGAACAGTTAGATCTTGGATTTGATGCTCGTATGTTTAATTCAAAACTTGCCATCACCTTTGATTGGTATAAAAAAACTACCAAAGACTGGCTTTTAGAAGCACCAATTTTGGGTACATCTGGTGCGGCAGCTCCATTTATTAATGGTGGGGATATCCAAAACTCAGGGGTCGAATTAGTATTAAACTGGAATGATGAATTTGGTGATTTCCAATATGGAGCAACTTTAACCGGCTCATATAATAAGAATGAGGTTACCAGAATAGCTAATACTGAAGGGATCATTCATGGGCCCAGTGATGTTCTGTCGCAGGGGACCAGTGAAATTTCCAGAGTTCAGGTGGGCCAGCCAATAGGTTACTTCTATGGTTATAAAGCCGATGGAATTCTACAAAATCAGGATGAAGTTGATGCTTATGTAACACCTGATGGTAATCCATATTTTGCTGACCAGCGCCCCGGAGATGTTCGATTTGTAGATCAAAATCAAGATGGCCTTATCAATGAAGCCGATAAGGTATACCTTGGAAATCCTAATCCTGATTTTGAAGCAGGTCTGCAGTTAAATTTAAAGTATAAAGGAATTTATGCTAATACCACCCTTTCCGGAAAATTTGGAATGCAGGTAATGCAATCTTATAGATCATTTTCTGATCAATTTACTCAGAATTATACCACAGCGATTTTCGATCGTTGGCATGGAGAAGGTACTTCAAATACCCTTCCAAGGTTGAGTTATACCTCCAATAGGAATACCCAGTTTATTTCTGATATTTTTATGCATGATGCAGATTATGTGAGAATTAATAATTTAACCCTGGGTTACGATTTCGGATCAAGGTTTGCTGATATTGCAGGGATAACAAATCTTAACCTGTACGTATCGGTGAATAACTTATATACCTTCACGGGTTATGATGGAATGGATCCTGAGGTGCGGTTTGGGCACGATGCCAGCTGGGCTTCAGGTATTGACCTTGGATTGTATCCACAGGCAAGAACAGTGATGTTTGGTCTTGGCATTGACTTTTAA
- a CDS encoding triple tyrosine motif-containing protein, whose protein sequence is MQKTLLLLFSLFFLNVFGQELPPVINYNPNDYGGGNQNWMISQGGNGNFYFANSMGLLEYNGEKWSLYPIPNKTIVRSVKAYQNQIYTGAYMEMGYWTRNEFGKLVYTSLLPDLRDKINDGEQFWQIDELNGMIVFRSFDGIYFYSPKLDKLTKMENPSGEPISHMYKFRGNLYYQLVNKGLFKINSGKSELVIPNSKLGGMAIIGLFEKDGHLSFISGKDQFFKWADNELISIYDDLPEKMNHPGIISMASLRNGDLIIGTVGKGIFQIDRNGNIINVFNQENVLLNNTVLNIFEDKDSNVWAGLDYGISMINLNSRFSSFQDTRGSIGSVYTSFEQEGNLYLGTNQGLYFRKKGETNFNLIEGTNGQVWSLDEVDGKLFCGHDTGTFLIKDTKAIKVCDRLGTWVVKKFYDSTYVQGHYNGISFLQEKNGQIIALPMLEGFPHSSKFIEIDDSGDVWISNEHKGVFRMRINDSLTKYDEIKNYSFPNESGITSSIFKFNDTLYYSSKERVYKYNPESDEFSVNNNINKSLAGIKRVSGRMIVDDANHLWGFAEDGIFYIYPAPLTANYELEFVYIDLANRNITVGYENIEHINDNDYLIGVANGYLKFNKEEDLEKDYTISIDKINASILDSVSEPVRLGSTPNFSARKNNIVFQYSVPVYNKFQEVSYSYRLIGLSSNWSGWEHQSSAIFKNLPFGHYRFEVKAKVGNKISNISGFEFDIARPYYLSNLAILTYVIILILLFLATHLMYKRQHAKLIAENERKIKLKHLEIEKEIIKLKNEKLEQDMANKNKELAVSTMSLIKKNEFLTSIKNQLKNKEETQEIKSVIKNIDKDINEEDNWKFFKKAFSNADKDFFKKMKEKHPELTSNDLKLCAYLRLNLSSKEIAPLLNISVKSVEIKRYRLRKKMDLDRNTNLTDYIINV, encoded by the coding sequence TTGCAAAAGACACTTCTATTACTCTTTTCCCTTTTCTTTTTAAATGTTTTCGGGCAGGAATTACCTCCTGTGATCAATTATAATCCCAATGATTATGGGGGAGGTAATCAAAACTGGATGATCTCTCAGGGGGGGAATGGAAATTTTTATTTCGCCAATAGTATGGGGCTGCTTGAATATAACGGTGAAAAATGGAGTTTGTATCCCATTCCCAATAAAACTATTGTACGGTCTGTCAAAGCCTATCAAAACCAGATTTATACTGGCGCGTATATGGAAATGGGCTACTGGACAAGGAATGAGTTCGGAAAGCTGGTCTATACTAGTTTATTGCCCGATTTAAGGGATAAGATCAACGATGGTGAGCAATTCTGGCAAATTGATGAATTAAACGGAATGATCGTTTTTAGAAGTTTTGACGGAATATACTTCTATAGTCCCAAATTAGATAAGCTAACCAAGATGGAGAATCCATCGGGGGAACCTATTTCTCATATGTATAAGTTTCGCGGAAATTTATATTACCAACTGGTGAATAAAGGACTTTTTAAGATCAATAGTGGAAAGTCTGAACTGGTCATCCCTAATTCCAAATTGGGCGGCATGGCCATTATTGGTTTGTTCGAGAAAGATGGGCACTTATCTTTTATTTCAGGTAAGGATCAATTTTTCAAATGGGCTGACAATGAATTAATTTCCATATATGACGATTTGCCGGAGAAAATGAATCACCCTGGTATAATTTCTATGGCTTCGTTGCGAAATGGCGATCTTATAATCGGAACCGTGGGGAAGGGTATTTTTCAGATCGATAGAAATGGAAACATAATTAATGTCTTTAATCAGGAGAATGTTTTATTGAACAATACCGTTTTAAATATTTTTGAGGATAAAGATTCTAATGTCTGGGCAGGTCTTGACTATGGCATTAGCATGATTAATCTTAATTCTCGTTTCTCCTCTTTTCAGGATACAAGAGGAAGCATCGGTTCTGTTTATACTTCTTTTGAACAAGAAGGTAATTTATACCTTGGTACCAACCAGGGGCTTTATTTTCGGAAAAAGGGAGAAACAAATTTTAATTTAATAGAGGGGACCAACGGGCAGGTATGGAGCCTTGATGAGGTGGACGGAAAACTTTTTTGTGGTCATGATACCGGTACTTTCTTAATTAAAGACACAAAAGCAATTAAAGTTTGTGACCGTCTGGGAACCTGGGTTGTAAAAAAGTTCTATGACTCAACCTATGTCCAGGGTCATTATAACGGAATAAGTTTTTTACAGGAGAAAAATGGACAAATCATTGCATTACCAATGTTAGAAGGATTTCCGCATTCTTCAAAATTTATAGAAATTGACGATTCAGGTGATGTATGGATCAGCAATGAACACAAAGGGGTTTTTAGAATGCGAATAAATGATTCCCTGACTAAATATGATGAGATTAAAAATTATTCCTTTCCGAACGAATCTGGTATAACTTCCAGTATTTTTAAATTTAATGACACGCTTTATTACAGTTCTAAAGAAAGGGTTTACAAGTACAATCCCGAATCAGATGAATTTTCAGTCAATAACAATATCAATAAATCGCTCGCGGGAATAAAAAGGGTTTCTGGAAGAATGATCGTGGACGACGCGAATCACCTTTGGGGTTTTGCAGAAGACGGAATATTCTATATTTATCCGGCACCGTTAACTGCTAATTATGAACTGGAGTTTGTGTACATAGACCTTGCTAACCGAAATATTACCGTAGGATATGAAAATATTGAACATATAAATGACAATGATTATTTAATAGGGGTTGCCAACGGATATTTAAAATTTAATAAGGAAGAAGATTTAGAGAAAGATTATACTATTTCTATAGATAAGATCAACGCCAGCATTCTGGATTCTGTTTCAGAACCTGTGAGATTAGGATCTACTCCTAATTTTTCTGCTAGGAAAAACAACATAGTCTTCCAATATAGTGTGCCTGTTTATAACAAATTTCAGGAAGTCTCCTATAGTTACAGGTTAATAGGCCTTAGTTCAAACTGGAGTGGTTGGGAACATCAATCCAGTGCTATTTTCAAAAATCTGCCATTCGGTCATTACCGTTTTGAAGTCAAAGCTAAGGTGGGCAATAAGATTTCGAATATTTCAGGTTTTGAATTTGATATTGCCAGGCCTTATTACCTGAGCAATCTGGCTATATTGACATATGTGATTATTTTAATTCTTTTATTCCTTGCAACACATCTTATGTATAAGCGTCAACATGCGAAATTAATTGCTGAAAATGAAAGGAAAATAAAGTTAAAACACCTGGAAATTGAAAAAGAAATAATAAAGCTCAAAAATGAGAAATTGGAACAGGATATGGCTAATAAAAATAAAGAGCTGGCAGTTTCAACGATGAGCCTTATTAAAAAGAATGAGTTTTTAACCAGTATTAAAAATCAACTTAAAAATAAAGAAGAAACGCAGGAAATTAAATCGGTTATAAAAAATATAGATAAGGATATTAATGAAGAGGATAACTGGAAATTTTTCAAAAAGGCATTTAGCAATGCCGACAAGGATTTCTTCAAAAAAATGAAAGAAAAACACCCTGAATTGACATCAAATGATTTAAAACTCTGCGCCTATCTTCGCCTAAATCTTTCCTCAAAAGAAATAGCACCCTTACTTAATATTTCTGTAAAAAGTGTTGAAATCAAACGCTATCGTTTGCGTAAAAAAATGGATTTGGATCGGAACACCAATTTAACAGATTATATCATCAATGTATAA